The Punica granatum isolate Tunisia-2019 chromosome 4, ASM765513v2, whole genome shotgun sequence sequence TTTTCTGATTATACGAAAAGGATTTTAGTTTAAGGATTTCGAGAAAAAGTTTTTGTTATAGCTCATCGTTAAAATGAATCCGCTTATATGTGCTGCTTTATTTTTCCTGAGAATTTCTATATATGCGTTGATTATTGAGATTTgtttttaagaaattattgtCTGACTttcatcaaatttaaaataaacaaaggGTGCAAAGCCAATTCAGATGATAATCTTTCAGTTTCTGATCTAAATCATAATATTATTACATTTGTAATTACTTGCGTTTGTTTTTTTTAGGTATCCTATCagggaggaaaaagaaaagataatcatatatatataaaataattttgctttattttctcttagTACAGGTGACTCTTATCCCAATTATTGGATGTCTCTGAagataaaaattctttttgatAGGTATGAAGATAAAAGTTCTTGGAAACCTTTCGATTGTGCCATCTCTTTAATGCAATATTGAGGAAGCAGTGCAACGTCCACGACAAACTAGCCCATAGCTGATATCATCGCAAGACCGAtgtcaaataatatataatatataaatacattaaAACTGTTGTTGTAGGATGAAGGAGGGGGAGTGGGGTGGGTTTTCCCACCCTCAAcaacaccccccccccccccccccccccctcccctttttttttagttcaacattttttttgttaaatttaaGGTCTATAAATATTTTTGCCGGGTGCCTACTTGATATTCGAAAATCCGCTAGGCCAGATCAATTTAGACTCGAGCTAGATAGTTCATCTACTAAGAGATAAATATCTCATGATCGTAAATTGTTTTTGATAATAACCCCGCCCTCTTTAAAAGAAAAGTcaacatttttaaatttttattatatttaggagtacaaatatttttttccttgtgCATACACAAAAACTATTGTAGGATGAAGGAGGGGCGAGTGGGGTGGGTTTTCCCACCCTCGGCTCCTCTCCctgtttttttattattcaacattgtttatttttattaaacttAAGTCTATAAATATTTTTGCTGGTGTGCCCActtgatattcgaaagtccactaggttcgatcaatTTAGATTCGAGCGAGGTCGTTCACTTATTTATTAAGGGATAAACGTCTCCCGATCATAAATTCTTTTTGATAACAAGACCCGTCCCTTAAAAAAAAGTcaacatttttaaaattttattatatttagatatataaatatttttttctcttgtgCACATTTAATATTTGGAAATGCACTAAGTACAATCAATCTAGACTCGAACAAGGTTGTTTacccactaagggataaacaTCTTGCTAATTAATTTCGGTTCAAGCAAGATCGACCTATTAAAGGATGAACTCTCAATCGAGAAATctattatttttagatttaaGTAATATTGCcaataaatcaaaaaattggCGAAATTTTTTCCGATCCTCGGCATCTCGCAAGTAGAATGCCCTAGTAGTTATCTAAAAGATATACTTGTAGTTTATATACCGAAAGAAGAGAGGTATTATCGGTTAGATGCTAATAAAACCCCAAAATACCATTACCATGCACCACACATCAACAAGCACATTTCCGCTCATACAATTAATTAGCTTCGAAGTCCTATTACCACGACAGAAACagcataaaatatataaatataaaccCTAATTAAGCATTGAAATGCTGAAAGGGAAGAGTGAGCTGATCAAGTATTCCAGTCACTGGAGTAGCAAGCCGTGGCTCGTAAGCCAATCCGTGCAACTCGCGGCTGCACTCTCCTCCATCACCACCAACCGTGACATTATATGGACAAGGCGGAATCCACTGCCATATCTTCCTCCACATATCGAACACCAAACCCTTGTTCGATGACCCTCGAATCATTATCATAATAAATTCACCATGACCCACGCAATCAAACCCTAGCCCACTTTCCATCTCCGTGAACTGCATGTACAGCTGCTGAGGCATCCTTTCGACCTCAACCCAGCTCATCCCGCAAGCTTGCAGGATCCACAGCCTCAGGCTCCTAGGTACGTTTAGCTTGCTCTTCTCCACCGCCGCAACTAGGATAAGCTTCCCGCTACTCTCCACCAAGCTAGGGCACCGCAGGAACCTCCTCATCGGTGCTTGGATCTTGTACCAATCATTTGATGCCACGTTGTAGGCTAGGATGCTGAAAGGGCTGTAGTTCATGCAGTAGAATTTGCCTCCGACAAAGACCATCCTACCTGACTCGAGACTGCACAGCCTCGGTAAGTTCGAGGTTGTCCCCCACAAGGAAAAGAACCCACTGCTATCAATGTGGAAGCTCTCGGCGCTCAAATTCTTGACTGCATAGGGGGAGATGAGGTCATCCCCAGCCACAGCCACGTCAATTGAAGCAGGAGTAATGCTTAACCCGATCGTAGGGAATAGTCGTGGGCGGAAGGTCGGGGGCAAAGGGGTTAGGGACCCTACTAGCGGATTGCTCAGTACAAGGCTCTTAGTGCCTGCCTCATCAGAAACCCAGCAGACTAATCCACCCGAGGAGGATGCGGGATAGAATCCGGAGGGAATTAAAGCAAAGGAAATACGGTACCATGATAACTCATTAGGATCGAACAAGTATCCTTCGCAATTGGCTCTAGAAGGATTGCCGATTTTGTCACAGGCTTCGGTGGTGCTGCTAATGTTACTATAGATGTAGCTATTGAGGCTTTTGTGCTTGAAGAAAATGAACCAGTGGCAACGAGGGGACACTTGTAGGTACAAttcaaggaagctctcggagAACAAAAGGCCATACCATCTCTTACACACGCAACGGGCC is a genomic window containing:
- the LOC116202223 gene encoding protein UNUSUAL FLORAL ORGANS — encoded protein: MEAFHGSTSLPIQYTFASTDFMALSTQNPGAATSPWMDSRIWGRLPQLLLDRVIVFLPPPAFFRARCVCKRWYGLLFSESFLELYLQVSPRCHWFIFFKHKSLNSYIYSNISSTTEACDKIGNPSRANCEGYLFDPNELSWYRISFALIPSGFYPASSSGGLVCWVSDEAGTKSLVLSNPLVGSLTPLPPTFRPRLFPTIGLSITPASIDVAVAGDDLISPYAVKNLSAESFHIDSSGFFSLWGTTSNLPRLCSLESGRMVFVGGKFYCMNYSPFSILAYNVASNDWYKIQAPMRRFLRCPSLVESSGKLILVAAVEKSKLNVPRSLRLWILQACGMSWVEVERMPQQLYMQFTEMESGLGFDCVGHGEFIMIMIRGSSNKGLVFDMWRKIWQWIPPCPYNVTVGGDGGECSRELHGLAYEPRLATPVTGILDQLTLPFQHFNA